DNA from Corvus hawaiiensis isolate bCorHaw1 chromosome 21, bCorHaw1.pri.cur, whole genome shotgun sequence:
AGAAGAGGCATTTTAATCCTGCCCCAAACTTAGCTAGATTCTGCCTCCTCAAAGCCAGAAGGGTAGTTTGGTTTGGCACAAGGATTCTGCTTAACTTTTTAGCCTTATGCTGTTGTAAGAAATAATGAAAGTTTCTGATAGTACAGAAAGTTGTTTCTTTCACAACTTTCTTCCCACTTACCATGGGATGGGAGAATTTGAATTTGTCCATCACATGGAGACTCTCAGCTGGAGGGTGTCCAGAGAGTGGGGACGTGTGTCATTATCCCAGCAGCTATTTCTCTGAGGAGCTGAGAATTGGTATCTTGGGAGATGGAGTTTCTCTTTCGCAGCTTTCCTGGATGTCCTGCACCctctccagcacacagctgtgctctgctcccaggctgggacacCCGTGTGCCCACAGAGAGGCTGGGATGGAGACTCCTGGATCCAGGTTGTTTGCTACCTCGGGGAAAGTTTTGTCTCGacattttctctgtgctttgcagGCCAGGCCCTGTGGCCTGCTGAAGCCGACAGCTCTAGACAAGATCCCGGGCAGATTCCAGCTCCACCAGGAAGCACTGCCCCACCTGCCCGTGCCACCACTCCAGCAGACACTGGATCGGTAcctgctggccctgcagccCATCATCAGCCCCGAGGAGCTGAGCCACACACAGGAGCTGGTGGCTGAGTTCCGCAAGCCGGGAGGCGttggggagaggctgcagaaagGCCTGGAGAGAAGAGCCAGGAAAACAGAGAACTGGGTAGGTCAGGGCTCTGTCCCCAGCTCCGATTAGGGAGGGTGGAGGGCTGATGTGCACCTCTCCCCTGTCCTAGCTGCATCCACTGGGCACCTGTGCTTTAATGGCATCACCTTCGTGACCAGTTTGCTGCTGATCTCCCCAAGCTGTGCAAACTCCACACCAGGACTTGGGTGAGCAGAGAGATTATGGCAGAACAGGGAGTCACTGGccctgcctgtggctgctgAAGCCTTGAACCTGTCTGCATCACACAGCTGCCCCAAGAAGTTGAAGGAAACCCTCTGCTCAAGCCCCGCACCAAAAGCCCCCCATGCCTTGCTCAaatcctcctctccccttccatGTGCATAGCACAAACCCCACACACTTTGTTTGCAAAATGTGGGACAGAACTGGGGGAAGGATGCTGAGACCCATCAGCCACGCTTGGGTTGGACAGCAGCAGTTCCCTGCACGTTTTCTTTCTCCATCCCAGCTCTCAGACTGGTGGCTGAAGACAGCTTACCTGGAATATCGCCTGCCAGTTGTGGTCCACTCCAGCCCAGGCGTGGTTTTACCTAAGCAGGATTTTCTGGATCGACAAGGTCAGCTCAGGTAAAGTCCTTTTCTACCTTCCCTTAGGTTATAGGTGGGATGAGCATTCTGTGCTGAACAGGGATGAGGGTATTAAGGCAGATTGGGAAAGAGTAATTACTATGTGGTCCCCAGGTCTGAGCTGTCTGTGCTGTAAGAAAACTCCTGGTTGCACCAGactataaatatttaatcagGAGAGAAAGAGTCCAGTGGTTCAGGTATTAAACAGGGACTGAAAAACTACATTTAGGTCTTTGCTCAAGCACAGATCTTCACTGCAAAATGGTCCCATCACTGGCTGGAGACATTGTGAGGATGTACTGGAAGCACTATGATTGTATGTGCAGTTAAAGGAGACATAAAAAGTAGCCCAGGCATGTAAAGGAGATCACCCAGAAATGCCTCTGGAGTTTGCTAGTTTATAGGGATGGGGGAGCTTGACAGGGACTGTCCCCTATTGTGTCATTTCACTTGTGATTTATGGTTTGGGAAACTTCACAGTGACCAGCCTTCCCACTGTGAGCTTTTCCTTGAAATCAGACCCTGCCATGCCCTCTTGTCCTCATGGGCTCCCTTTAATTTTTAACCACTGCTAGGAGTGTGGTGAATCCACCTGCAAAACTTTAGCACTGACCTTTACACAGTTACCTTTGCCACAGTTACCAgtcagcactgccctggcagaCCAAAAGTACCAGGGGATCAGTGAGGCTGGGAACAAATCCTCCCTCCCACTGTCTGATACACCTCAGCAGAGGATAAGCCTTATGACAGTGCAAGAGTACACAAACGTCTTTGAAAGCTGTCATATTATTGACTCTTAAGTTTTCCAAATAATCTGGAGAACTGCCAGTGCCCAACCAGTGGAATTCATCAGTTGCATAAAAATGTGGGCTCCTGTGTGAAATACAATCTAAATGTGTGTTTGGGTAGTCTGTGGCTGCACAAAGAAGTTTGACAGTGCAGCTTGAAATTAAAGCttccaaaagcagaaagcaaatttGGGATTTGGTGCTTTTCTACTCCTTAACCTGTCAAAACTGCTGGCTGAAAGCAAGTTGACCAACCTCTCCCATCTCCTTGAGCCCAAACTCCAGGCTGTTCATTCTCTGGAAATGCCTCTCTCACTGGTGTTTCCCTCAGGTTCTGCAATAACGCTGAGAAATTTTCATTGAAAACTGCTTTGCAGAATGTCTCATTAAACAGAACCCTTAGGTTCTTGGAGTTGTGCCCACTGATCTTTCCTAGGGATGGGTAGGCTGAGCTAATCTAAAGGACACTGCCTGCAAATGCCGAATGCTGGCACCACCTCAACTCAGCCAACCACAACCTCCTGTCCCAGTGGCCTCCTGCCTCCTTCATGGAGAGGTGAGACCTCCCATGTCAGAGAAGGCTGATCTGTCACTCCCAGATAAGCAGTTTGATGTGGCTTGTCACaaccctgctgggagctggcattGGCAGTGTTTGAGTTGATCCTGGTAAGCACAACACCTCAGTGTCCACATGTGGCACATCTGCCTTTGTTTCCAAGCCCCCGATGCCAGAGGAAGGTTCTCTGGAGTTGTGTTAGCAGCAGGATGTTCACTGGGGTAGGAACTCAGTCAGCAGTGGTGTCTTGAATGCAGGGAGAAACAGCTGCATCTTGGCTTGACACTCCAAGGTGGCCCCtggccagggaagggcagaaatCCCCTTCTCTTGGTGCTGTTTTAATGCCGAGAATCAGAACTCAGATGTGATAAAATCATAACACATCAGTAGCAAACGCTACTGTTAGAGGGTCATTAATGCATGACTGAATCCTGCTTTCTTGCAAGCTGTCCAGAATTCCTTGGCTGTAGAGTAAgacacattaaaaaacaaagtgcCACATGGTAGGACTATCCAGCAATCTCAAATCACAGCCCAGAGTGGCTGTATCATTGAACCAGAGATGGGCACAATGGGGGCTTGGCAGAAAGGCTGAGCTTTCTGAGGAGCAGAGAACAGCTCTGCTAATCCTCCTCAGCTCGTCCCTCAGCCCCAGACAGTCTGTGCTTGATCTCAGCTTGCTACCTTTGGTATTTTTCCAGGTTTGCTGCCAAGCTGATCGAGGGTATCCTGGATTTCAAGTCCATGATTGACAAGTGAGTTACTGACCCTCCTGACAGCTCACACAGCTTCCTTACTGTCAGAGAGAGGCTGAGCCTTGTCCAGAAATCTCCCTTCCACGTAGAAAGGCAAGAGATGACGGCACATATTTGAAGAGAGATACTGTAATGGCCAGCACTGCTCACTGCCACAGTCCCCTCCactggaaaaaagcaaacttaCTCTTCCATCTTCACATTGTTTACTTTAATGCTTTCATTGGCATGTGAAACGTGCTTGGAGGGAGCAAGCACAACTGACAGTCCCATGGAGCTTTGCACTTCTGTTTGCTCACAGGACAAGCTACAGCTCAGGCAGCAGGAATTTGAGTCTCTAATTTTGGGTTCCTGGTGTTTCTCATCTCCCAGCTAGATGGGATGAGCTCTAGAGAAATTTGTTCCTCTCTTACCCTTTTTCTTTTGGTCACCAGCAAATCTCTGCTGGACATGCCTTATTTAAGGTCCAAAAATATGCTTACCAAcaccaacagtcagacaaggTTCAGGGTAGTTGGAATATGACTGCAGAAGCGAGTGATTGAGCCGCTGCCTAGTTCGTGAGTCATAGCAGCACATCAGACACTCGTCACTCAGCCCTACAGCCATAGCAGCACATCAGACACTCGTCACTCAGCCCTACAGCCATAGAGTAGGTCCAGAGATCTGATTCTCTGGTGTCACAGAAAGGacagttttttccccttcccaaatGAAAGGCCAGCAAACAGACATTTTTTGTAGCCCGTACTAAGAAAGCTGATAGGAATGGGGAAGgacagccccttttttatgccaccAACACCTTTAGGTTTTGTGCGAGGGAGAGAGTGCGTGCAGCTATAGGGCTGAGCCTGTGCCCCATGTGGGGAGCACAGGCCTGCTCACACtgatctgttttctctctcctcctccttacTTTGCTGTGTCTCCAGTGAGACCCTTCCAGTGGAGTACATGGGTGGGAAGCCCCTCTGCATGAACCAGTACTACCAGATCCTCTCCTCCTGCCGCATTCCCGGGCCCAAGCGGGACTCCATTGTCAACTATGCCAAAGGCAAAAAGCAGTCCAGGCACATCACAGTGGTTCACAACTTCCAGGtaggggagctgctgggctttCAAGATTTGTTGAGATGCAGCTGTCCCTTTCACTAGCTGTtatccagagggaagggaataACAAAGTCTCTGCCCACAAGCTTTGCCTCACCAGGGATTTGTTCCTGCTCCCTTTATCCCCTTTGCCTAGCTACAGAATTGACATGGGTAAGCAACAGACTAGAGGCAGAAAAATGCTGtcttctgctgtttcttgtccCTGCAATTCCTGTCTCCCAAAGATCATGTCTGCAATTGGaaactgaaagaggaaattGGATAACAAACACTCCCACTGCAGCTTAGTCTCAGAAACAGGAATTCCTCATTGGCCCTTGTTACTATGGCTTCATAAAACCAGGACTGTATTTATGCCCTGCAAGGGAAGCTGGACTTGGGTCTCTCATTTCTGAGCATCCTTCAAAGGTCTTGCAAGCTAAGTTCTTAGGCCAGGTCTTACCTTCTCAAAGTAGCTGTTCCTGGTTTCTGGGGTTGGACAATAATGATCTCTCATGTTCTGTCTCTGTCTTTGCCTGCTCTTCTCACCTTCAGTTCTTTGAGCTGGATGTTTACAACAGTGATGGATCTCCCCTTACTGCTGACCAGCTCTTCATTCAGCTGGAGAAGATTTGGAACACCTCcctccaaacaaacaaagaacCTATTGGGATCCTCACCACCAATCACCGAAACAGCTGGGCAAAAGCCTACAACAACCTCCTGAAAGGTCTGTAGAGCCCCTAATACACAAGTGTTAATAAACACTGCagatccttgaacaacaaaccTCACCACTGTGCTCTGCTCAGTTCTTTCCTCTGGAAGCTTGTTTTGGACACATAACATGAGCTTTCCACCTTCAAGAAACAACCATTACAATCTATTGTAatttttgggttggaaggtacAGATTCAAAGTGTGAAGTGTAGTGAAATCCCAGAGTTTGTTGCCTTGCAATGGAGAGGATgtaagaaaagtgaaaaaaggagGGTGAATGCAGCATGTTTACACCTGTAACAACCCAGCTGGCTGCAATTTTAATAGCTGTGGACACCCCCAGTGAGGTACAGTGGGAACCCAACACTGCGTCCTTCAAACCCACTCTTTCAAATTTCAATCTCCTTCCAATGACACAACTCCCTCTCTTACTCATGGTTCATTTCTCTCACAGATAAGACCAACAAGGAATCCGTGCGTGCGATTGAGAAGAGCATCTGCACCGTGTGCCTGGATGCCCCCATGCCCCGGGTGTCCGAGGACATCTACAAAAGCCGCGTGGCCGCGCAGATGCTGCACGGTGGCGGCAGCCGCTTGAACAGCGGCAACCGATGGTTCGACAAAACCCTGCAGGTAAGAGCTAATGCTCTAAAGGTGCTGAAGAGATGGCTCTGGAAATGTTTCCTGAGAgtaaaaagtcaaaaaaaatcccaggaaccTTTTGCAGGCAAGGTTCTCATGTCAAGAGAGTGGAAAAACAAGGGAGACAAGGAGTGGTGTCTGACAGCATGAGATCCTGTGGTTCCCCCTGCAGTCACCAGCATTCACTGCTGCCTCAGGgacttgtttcttttctgcctctgccCAAGTTTATTCAGTGCAGCAGGTCTTTGTGTTCCTTACAAATCAATTTTCTGCCTGCGGTGAACAATGCCTCCTCTGCTCGGAGGCAGCCCAAACGATGGGAGGTCTGTTCCTTGGATCTCCTCCAGGCTTGTCACTTTTCCTGGTTCTGCCAGAAGCTGCCCAATGgcattttgttttgtattttgaaacaTGCAACTGCCACCCCACAGCATCCCTCTGATCTCTTCTCCATTCAGTCTTGTCAAGATCCTTCAATAGCAGCTGCTGTTGGAGCTTTTCCTTCATTAGTTGGTATATCCTGGCTTGCAGATTGTAGCAATGGTGCTTTAGAGGACTTTCCTTGTACCTGCTGAACTCCTCATAGTGTTTTCAGCTGGTTTGTTCCTATTTGGAACTCTTCACCAGTGGGATAAAGTTCAGATGTTGCAGCTGATTGAAAAGAATGGGTAAGCCAGCATGTGGTGATGTTACTCCTGTACTGTGAGTGCATCTCAGTAAATCAGAACCATTGAACCTCTGTATCGCCAAAGCACTGAGCACACCAATATGTCAGGCACACCCTTATCCAGGGAATTTTGCAGAACTCTTAACAGTGCTCTCAGATCTTCTGCACCTCCTGAAAGGCTTCCACTGCTGTCCTGCTAAAGGAGACCTTTCGGTGTGCAAGGACAGGCTCTGATACAGACAGGGAGACAGTGAGGTCTCTCCGGGTATCTCGTGCCTCACACACTGCCTGTCTTCAACGCTGTCCTCTCGTGCTTCTCTCCCAGTTCATCATTGCTGAAGATGGCTCCTGTGGTCTCGTATATGAGCATGCTCCCTCTGAAGGCCCACCCATCGTTGCTCTTCTGGATCACATTGTGGAGTTCACGTGAGTCCTGCCCCTGCTTTTCCTCAGCGTTGGAGATCCCTTATTGGCACTGTGAGGGGTTTGTCGGGCTGTGACCAGTGTCACCGTTAGGGAAGATCTCCTGTGCATTTCTATGCTCTGGCATTCCTAGCTGAGCCTCATGCCAAAGGTCTGGTCAAACAGAACCATTTCTCTGTGCAGGAAGAAACCTGAGGAGGTGGTCAAATCCTCCATGGTTCCTCTGCCAATGCCCAAAAAGCTGCGGTTTAACATCACCCCAGAAATCAAGAACGACATAgagaaggcaaagcaaaacCTCAACATGTGAGTATGAAGCAGTGGAGAGCTGGGTGGGTGACCGAAAGAGTAATTCATGCCCCCCTTTGGAGCATGCCAGTGGTTTAAATGAGGCTTTCCCCACTGCAGCCAGGGAGTTTTCCTGGTGACTTCTGGGATCAACAGCATTAAGCTGAGCTGAAAAGCACTGCCAGGAATAAGGTCAGAGGTGCTGACCTGGTTATTACTGATTCATCCCATTTGCTGAGAAAGAGCAAGGCTGTACTGGATCCAGCTAAGAATACTGGAGCATGAACACACACATGACCATCTAACCTAGTGAAGTTTTTCAGCAGTGGCCAAAAATTCTTACCTCTGTGGTGCTGCCCAAAGAGATCCACATGTGCTGGAGCTCTCTGTCCCTGCATAGGTCAGATCCAGATGGTCTGTTCCCTCTGAGCCTTGTGAAAGCAAATCCATTCCTCTGTGTTACAAGAATGAGCAACAAGCAAAGGAACagttcctctttctttccttgtagAATGGTTGAAGATCTGGATATCAAAGTCATGGTCTTTCATCAGTTTGGGAAAGGTTTCCCCAAGTCAGAGAAGATAAGCCCTGATGCTTTTATCCAGCTGGCCTTGCAGCTGGCATACTTCAGGTAAGACCACCCATAGGTCATTCCTCAACCTCCTCACTGACAGACTCAAACACATGAGCTTGATAAAGGTGGCACAGACAAGGCTCTTCCAGCGCAGACTCACTTGTGTGGCTTTCTCCTCCCTGTCCCAGGATGTATGGCCACGCCTGTGCCACGTACGAGAGCGCGTCACTGAGGATGTTCCGCCTGGGCCGCACCGACACCATTCGCTCCACCTCTGTGGACTCCCTCAAGTTTGTGCAATCCATGGACAGCCCTGACAAATCGGTGAGGATCTCAAAGAAGTGGAGTAAGAGGAATCCAGAAAAAACTTATTTGGCTAACCCTGTGTCATCTGGTTTCAGCTATGGAGGCCTGCACCCCATATTCAGCTATACCATAGCTTGCAGTATCTTTACACATCAGGGGTTTAATTTAACTTTTCCTTCACATGTACTGAAAGCCTGGGAAACATCATGTGGATGTTTCTTAGCCCACCAAAAAGTCCCCTGTAAGTCTGTTCAGCTACTCAAACTAAGTTCTGCTACTGATGGATGAACTCCATTCAGAATGAAGTAATGCTGACAAACAAAATGatgtaaaaattaattctagTAAATATTAGTTTCATGCACACACAAGGCAGAAATGTCCTCCATCCTAGAGAACAGCCAAAATTAGGTTCTCCATTCagcaaaaaaacctaaacagaTCTGTGTGTTCTCAGGACCAGGAGAAAGCAGACCTGCTGAGGAGAGCCACACAGGCCCACAGGGAATACACAGACATGGTGAGTGTcctctctgcagccaggcttGGGGGTTTACCCAGCAAATGAGAGTTCTGGGAAAGACAAGACCTTAACACCTTTTGCTTCTGACAAAGCAGTGTGGCTATTAGTGTTGCAAAGGTCTGACTCTGATCTGACAGTGCTCTACAGCCACAGACTGAATCCTCTCTAGCTGGTGTGTTAAGTGTCCCTTGTGACTGGCCTAACGGAAAGAATCAAATACTAAAATAGCTTCATTTCTTACCATCATTGTTGCCGATAAATGCCAAAGTTGAACGGCGAGTGCTTAAACCAGAGGGAGTCCACGGGCAGGAACTGTAAGATTGTTTCCGCTGGTATGTTTAATTTCACAGTCCTTATGAACAAGACTATTGGTCTTAAAGGCAAGATCTAGTTTCCTTCTAACTTTAAACATTTAGAGACTTTCTAGAAGTGTTCTTTTCTTTAACCCAAAGAAATAGTTTTGCTCACTTGCTGCTGGCCTGGCTTTCATctgtccatccttccttccctccaggcCATACGGGGCAATGCAATAGACCGGCACCTCTTGGGGCTGAAGCTCCAGGCAATCGAGGACCTGGTGAGCATGCCCGAGCTCTTCATGGACACAGCCTATGCTGTTGCAATGCACTTCAATCTCTCAACCAGCCAGGTACAACTCatctgagccagcagtgctgtttcttttcatgCCTTCCTTCTCCACATTTCTCTTCAGTTCCTTTCTGTTAGAAACTCATTTACATTGGGGTCAGAAATTTCTAAGCTTGCTGCCAATCCCGCAAAGCTACAGATCTGATCTTACAGCTGCCACAGTCCCTCACAGACATGTAGAACACTAACATAACCGAAGCTAGGATCACCAAGAGCGTTTGGTGTCTAAATCCAAGTGAGATCAATGAAGTCAGCAGCCAGAACAGCTTTGTATTAAGTGCTGTGCTCTGATTCTTACTGAATAGGTCTACTTGTGACTTACTACAAGCTTACCCTGGGGAGAAGCACTCCTTTGcaaatgcagaggaaaacacATTGCTGCTAAATTATAGGATCCAGCTCGTGTGTGGTGGGAGGTGAGGCTGACCAAAGGCCCTTCTGGAGCAGTTTAATGAGATGAGTTTCCTCTGTTGACAGAGCTGTTTGCATTTGGTagcttcatttttctctgaCTGGTCAGCAGGTTTTAATCACATTGTCTCCACAGGTCCCAGCCAAGACAGATTGTGTGATGTGTTTTGGTCCCGTGGTTCCAGATGGCTATGGAGTCTGTTACAACCCTATGGAGGAACACATCAACTTTGCAGTTTCAGCCTTCAATAGCTGTGCTGACACAAACGCAGCCCGCATGGCACATTATCTTGAGAAAGCACTGCTAGACATGAGGTTCTTGCTCCAGGCAGCTCCCAAATCCAAACTGTAAGAGGGAAACCCCCCAGTTAAACGGGCTATCCCTGATGCACTGAAGCTCCCAGTTCCTCAGAAAATGATTGAGAGAACAGCTTGCCCTGGAACCTAAGAAGATATCTAGCATTTGTTTTCAGCAAGATGTTACAGAATAGTCACCCCGCAGATATCAGACTGCTGTAGTGAGAGGAAACACTGTCTCAACCAAAGCAGAACTGACAGGGCCTCTCCCATCAATGCAAAGTGCACCTTCCTGTCCTCAAAGAGGACTCAAATATGACTTTTATGAAAATTACTGTAAGGGAATACAGAAAGCACAGTCCTTACCAGTATCTAAATCCATTTGGTGAGGAAGGTAGTTCTTGTCCAGAAAAAGCAGGGAATGTTTATTGTATGACAGAACTACTGTAAGACCAAGTCTTTTTCCTGGTTTCATCTCCTGAAGAACATCTTCCAAACTTGACTGAAGATTTTTCTACTGCTCCAGCAAAACTTCATCACTGAACTTCAGCAAGGGGAGAAGGAAGTTAAGCCAGTGCAGATCCAGTCTCGTTAGAGCACACTGCACTACTTATCCCAGGCACTCCAGCCAGTACAGGCTTTACAGGAATGTTCCCTTCCCCTTGTTCAGGATACTGGGATCTCCTTTTTCTTACACTGACCCTCTTAACAATAGAATATGATGTGCTACAAACTAAGGTGATTTTTACTGTTTCaggttatttttgttgttgttcttgcACTGGGCTTTTTGTTAAGCTTCCTGCCATGGTCCTACCATTGATCTTCCAGCTCAGCCTAAAGCTTTTTCCCCATAAAGCTTCTACAAAACTCTCCTCACGCAAGTTTTGCCAGCTTTGGCTTTATGTACCTTCACATCTGCAGAGATGGGAAGGGATTTCCTATGCATTTGGCAGTACACTTGCTCCATGGTACCTTTCTTTggagctgaggaaaagaaaaagatgctgACTCTGTTTACTAACCAGAAGGCCACATGCCTGATGTCCTTCAGGATACACACATTAACCCAATGTGATTTTATACCTTGCTTTCAGAAACAGCCTTTTTGTGCACAACGTTATGCCTGAGCTGTGGACAAATAAGGATGTTTCTGATCAGGAACTCCAGAACATACTTCCATTCCTGGCCCACAGTTAAAATCTTGtaaaagccaaaggaaaaacagctgcagaatCACCCTTCTTTCACATCACTCTGCTTCAACAAGGCAGGAAATcttgaaaaacaggaagaaagctGAGTACACATGGACCCTGTAGGTGTTTCTGCATGGTGGCAGCCACTGTTCCTGCAGTAACAGCACAGCACCTTTTCTGCCCCTCTGGGGAGTTATTTCTTACTGAAATATTACTCCAATTCGTGCCAGCTTTATTGTGTGAGAGAATGATCTCATGATACTGTTTTCATGTTCAGTTGACAAACTTGAGACAGTAAAAGATCATATATAAACATTAACATACAATGGTAGCATAGTATGTACTTCCAACCAATCTGTCAGAACCCAAGCTCCTGACTACACTTTTATTTAGTAAAACCGTATGGTAATAAGGAATTGTAGTGCTATTTCTGCAGTAGgaattctgtatttaaatttcACACCCTTCAAGATGTGTCTGCTGGGACATCACCATAAACAAGAAGCATTAGGAGTGTGATGGCCTGTTTTgttaagaggaaaataattgcAAGGGACATGATCAAAGTGCCTTGATGAACATATATGAAGAAATTTGCACTAAAGCTGtttaaagaagaagaaatcattCTAATTTGTCTCTCAAAAGATACAAGCCAATGCTTTggcgtttttttttttttttcctgaaaggatGTTATTTCAAAGCTTCTATCTCATACCTACTAACAAactttaaaagaggaaaatttaaCTGAAACTCACCTGCACAGCCAGTGATTGTATGAACTGCCACTTTCACATCATCTACATGGATTTAGTTGATCTATTAGAAGAATCTTGAATGGAGTGAGACAGCCTAAAAACATGAATAGGAGCACTACAAACCTGCAAGCAGAAACCCCTGCTCTGGTGACTCCTCTGTATCAATGAGACTGAAAACTGCAAGAGGATACTCAGTATTATCAAACTCGAAGTGATTGTGTAAATACTACAGACAAGAATAAACCTTACTGGAATAACATCTGGATTTATGGAGCcttttacatggaaaaaatagTCCTTTTGCCAAAGTAATCCTCCCCCCATACTGAATCAGCCTCTGTTGCCAGAGGATGAGTTATTTTTCCATGTCTGCAATGCCTTCA
Protein-coding regions in this window:
- the CRAT gene encoding carnitine O-acetyltransferase isoform X1, producing the protein MAGRASPYSRMAAGRPRPGAVERRRPVQPGCPCDGPGVRGAGPCSPGWPGLRTLSGGRGDPDRPRERFTVFSVLPAMDRKQKQAEKARPCGLLKPTALDKIPGRFQLHQEALPHLPVPPLQQTLDRYLLALQPIISPEELSHTQELVAEFRKPGGVGERLQKGLERRARKTENWLSDWWLKTAYLEYRLPVVVHSSPGVVLPKQDFLDRQGQLRFAAKLIEGILDFKSMIDNETLPVEYMGGKPLCMNQYYQILSSCRIPGPKRDSIVNYAKGKKQSRHITVVHNFQFFELDVYNSDGSPLTADQLFIQLEKIWNTSLQTNKEPIGILTTNHRNSWAKAYNNLLKDKTNKESVRAIEKSICTVCLDAPMPRVSEDIYKSRVAAQMLHGGGSRLNSGNRWFDKTLQFIIAEDGSCGLVYEHAPSEGPPIVALLDHIVEFTKKPEEVVKSSMVPLPMPKKLRFNITPEIKNDIEKAKQNLNIMVEDLDIKVMVFHQFGKGFPKSEKISPDAFIQLALQLAYFRMYGHACATYESASLRMFRLGRTDTIRSTSVDSLKFVQSMDSPDKSDQEKADLLRRATQAHREYTDMAIRGNAIDRHLLGLKLQAIEDLVSMPELFMDTAYAVAMHFNLSTSQVPAKTDCVMCFGPVVPDGYGVCYNPMEEHINFAVSAFNSCADTNAARMAHYLEKALLDMRFLLQAAPKSKL
- the CRAT gene encoding carnitine O-acetyltransferase isoform X2, giving the protein MLAWVARAAARPCGLLKPTALDKIPGRFQLHQEALPHLPVPPLQQTLDRYLLALQPIISPEELSHTQELVAEFRKPGGVGERLQKGLERRARKTENWLSDWWLKTAYLEYRLPVVVHSSPGVVLPKQDFLDRQGQLRFAAKLIEGILDFKSMIDNETLPVEYMGGKPLCMNQYYQILSSCRIPGPKRDSIVNYAKGKKQSRHITVVHNFQFFELDVYNSDGSPLTADQLFIQLEKIWNTSLQTNKEPIGILTTNHRNSWAKAYNNLLKDKTNKESVRAIEKSICTVCLDAPMPRVSEDIYKSRVAAQMLHGGGSRLNSGNRWFDKTLQFIIAEDGSCGLVYEHAPSEGPPIVALLDHIVEFTKKPEEVVKSSMVPLPMPKKLRFNITPEIKNDIEKAKQNLNIMVEDLDIKVMVFHQFGKGFPKSEKISPDAFIQLALQLAYFRMYGHACATYESASLRMFRLGRTDTIRSTSVDSLKFVQSMDSPDKSDQEKADLLRRATQAHREYTDMAIRGNAIDRHLLGLKLQAIEDLVSMPELFMDTAYAVAMHFNLSTSQVPAKTDCVMCFGPVVPDGYGVCYNPMEEHINFAVSAFNSCADTNAARMAHYLEKALLDMRFLLQAAPKSKL